One genomic window of Actinoplanes lobatus includes the following:
- a CDS encoding SigE family RNA polymerase sigma factor, with the protein MRDTGFEAFVRESAAGLLRLGNALTLDSAAAEDLAQETLIRVGTSWSRVRRDGNPVGYAQRTMINLFLNERRRRRAIPVATVPDTAREDAALASVESSAAVRQILAGLPPPQRAAIALRYLCDLPDEEIAAVLGCAAGTVRSHLSRGLTTLRGRMTQG; encoded by the coding sequence ATGAGGGATACGGGGTTCGAGGCCTTCGTGCGGGAGAGCGCCGCCGGGCTGCTGCGGCTCGGCAACGCGCTGACGCTCGACTCGGCTGCCGCCGAGGATCTCGCCCAGGAGACCCTCATCCGCGTGGGCACGTCCTGGTCGCGGGTGCGCAGGGACGGAAACCCGGTGGGGTACGCGCAGCGCACGATGATCAACCTGTTCCTGAACGAGCGGAGGCGACGCCGGGCGATCCCCGTCGCCACGGTGCCCGACACGGCACGGGAGGACGCGGCGCTCGCCTCGGTCGAGTCGTCCGCGGCGGTCCGGCAGATCCTGGCCGGGCTGCCACCGCCGCAGCGTGCCGCGATCGCGCTGCGCTATCTGTGCGACCTGCCGGACGAGGAGATCGCCGCGGTGCTGGGGTGTGCCGCGGGCACGGTGCGGTCGCACCTGTCCCGCGGTTTGACGACGTTGCGCGGCCGGATGACGCAGGGGTGA
- a CDS encoding serine hydrolase domain-containing protein has protein sequence MIELRRLLDELVGEGAVGVLAEFRDGAATWRLSSGVAELGTGRPVDPVGWFRIGSVTKLFVTAVTLQLVGEGRLALDEPVEGGRITVRQLLNHTSGLYNYTLDLTTEGILRDRFRQWTPEEVVASARNREPDFPPGASRAYNNTGYVLLGMLIERVTGRSYRAEVEQRILRPLDLRRTRADDHGTRLPEPHAHAYLDVDGVPVDITECSPSQAGAAGGMVSTAADLNRFLAALMAGDLLGDAEQREMRSTVATDIAGVDGGLGVNRYTLPNGAVVWGKEGGFHGFRTWVFHQDEPARQLAVSMTVAGEAGPATHELLARAAEVFTPAARG, from the coding sequence GTGATCGAATTGCGGCGACTGCTCGACGAGCTGGTGGGTGAGGGCGCGGTCGGTGTCCTGGCGGAGTTTCGTGACGGTGCGGCCACGTGGCGGCTGAGCAGCGGGGTCGCCGAGCTGGGCACCGGGCGGCCGGTGGATCCGGTGGGCTGGTTCCGGATCGGCAGCGTGACCAAGCTCTTCGTCACGGCGGTGACCCTGCAACTGGTGGGTGAGGGGCGACTGGCCTTGGACGAACCGGTCGAGGGCGGGCGGATCACGGTCCGGCAGCTGCTCAACCACACGAGCGGCCTCTACAACTACACCCTTGACCTGACCACCGAGGGCATCCTCCGTGACCGGTTCAGACAATGGACTCCGGAGGAGGTCGTCGCGTCGGCGCGGAACCGGGAGCCGGACTTCCCACCCGGCGCGTCGCGGGCCTACAACAACACCGGCTACGTCCTGCTCGGCATGCTGATCGAGCGGGTGACCGGCCGTTCGTACCGTGCGGAGGTCGAGCAGCGGATCCTGCGCCCGCTGGACCTGCGCCGGACCCGGGCCGACGACCACGGGACGCGGTTGCCGGAGCCGCACGCCCACGCCTACCTGGACGTGGACGGGGTGCCGGTCGACATCACCGAGTGCAGCCCCTCGCAGGCCGGCGCGGCCGGCGGCATGGTCTCCACGGCCGCCGACCTCAACCGGTTCCTGGCCGCGCTGATGGCCGGCGACCTGCTCGGTGACGCCGAACAGCGCGAGATGCGGTCGACCGTCGCGACCGATATCGCCGGTGTCGACGGCGGTCTGGGCGTCAACCGCTACACGCTGCCGAACGGTGCCGTCGTGTGGGGCAAGGAGGGCGGCTTCCACGGTTTCCGGACGTGGGTCTTCCACCAGGACGAGCCCGCCCGGCAGCTGGCCGTCTCGATGACCGTGGCGGGGGAGGCCGGCCCCGCCACCCACGAGCTGCTGGCCCGTGCCGCCGAGGTCTTCACGCCGGCGGCACGGGGCTGA
- a CDS encoding LysR family transcriptional regulator, translated as MTAELRHLRAFLAIAAEGSITRAAARLHLTQPALSRTLRQLEEHLGVGLVDRSTHHLELTPAGEAFRARAAAAVAAVDEALDPARAGTWPLRLGHAWSALGEHTTTLLRAWQETHPHIPLRLLRVDDRTAGLAQGRTDAAVLRDPGETPGIHTELLTTEQRVAAVPADSDLARHPSLTLTDLADWAIAINTVTGTTSLDLWPPDATPAITVEVANTDDWLAAISAGRTAGVTSTATAAMHPHPAVTYLPLTGARPIELHLAWREPPTHPAVPALATLLRDLLRR; from the coding sequence ATGACCGCCGAGTTACGGCATCTCCGCGCTTTCCTGGCGATCGCCGCCGAGGGCAGCATCACCCGCGCCGCGGCCCGGCTGCATCTCACCCAGCCGGCGCTGTCCCGCACGCTGCGCCAGTTGGAGGAGCATCTCGGCGTCGGGCTCGTCGACCGTTCCACCCATCACCTGGAACTCACCCCGGCAGGGGAGGCTTTCCGGGCGCGGGCGGCCGCGGCGGTCGCCGCCGTCGACGAGGCCCTCGACCCGGCGCGCGCCGGAACGTGGCCGCTACGGCTCGGTCATGCCTGGTCGGCTCTCGGCGAACACACCACCACCCTTCTCCGTGCCTGGCAGGAGACGCATCCACACATCCCACTGCGGTTGTTGCGGGTCGACGACCGCACCGCCGGGCTGGCCCAGGGCCGCACCGACGCCGCGGTCCTGCGCGACCCCGGCGAGACGCCCGGCATCCACACCGAACTGCTGACCACCGAACAGCGGGTAGCCGCCGTCCCGGCCGACAGCGACCTGGCCCGCCACCCCAGCCTGACGCTGACCGACCTGGCCGACTGGGCCATCGCGATCAACACGGTCACCGGCACCACCAGCCTCGACCTGTGGCCACCGGACGCGACCCCGGCCATCACGGTCGAGGTGGCGAACACCGACGACTGGCTGGCCGCGATCTCGGCCGGCCGCACCGCCGGGGTCACCAGCACCGCGACCGCGGCCATGCATCCCCACCCGGCGGTCACCTACCTCCCGCTGACCGGCGCCCGCCCGATCGAACTGCACCTCGCCTGGCGCGAACCACCAACCCATCCGGCAGTCCCCGCCCTGGCCACGCTGCTGCGCGACCTGCTCCGGCGGTGA
- a CDS encoding phosphotransferase family protein, whose translation MDTRPLLADAPQPVREAVAGLLGGHVVREESAVGGFTPSIASLVTGSDGRRLFVKAAPGGEGPAVPLAGAAGDLGPRLIAARTVGDWSIEVFEVVDGDTVTRWTSDDLDHLRLVVERMRDRMDPSPIGGTTPYAEAFVPLMADWRILGPAKPPPITVPVERLAELADRWLDVLAPGTALHHGDLRRDNVIREPGGRLRIVDWTHLWTAPGWMDLIRLLPDLAACGQDPELFLRSTCWHDTPADHIDVALAGLASRAWRDCHLPGPFRLRHMQQEQAHHLLTWLDSRLRSRRPLSRG comes from the coding sequence GTGGATACCCGCCCCCTGTTGGCCGACGCGCCGCAACCGGTCAGGGAGGCGGTGGCCGGCCTGCTCGGTGGCCACGTCGTCCGGGAGGAATCCGCCGTCGGCGGCTTCACCCCGTCGATCGCCTCGCTGGTGACCGGCAGCGATGGCCGGCGTCTGTTCGTCAAGGCCGCCCCCGGTGGCGAGGGGCCCGCCGTGCCGCTGGCGGGTGCGGCCGGCGACCTCGGACCCCGGCTGATCGCCGCCCGGACAGTGGGGGACTGGTCGATCGAGGTCTTCGAAGTCGTCGACGGCGACACCGTCACCCGCTGGACCAGCGACGACCTCGACCACCTGCGGCTCGTCGTCGAGCGGATGCGCGACCGCATGGACCCGTCCCCGATCGGGGGCACCACCCCGTACGCCGAAGCCTTTGTGCCGTTGATGGCCGACTGGCGGATCCTGGGCCCTGCCAAGCCGCCGCCGATCACCGTCCCGGTCGAGCGCCTCGCCGAGTTGGCCGACCGCTGGCTCGACGTCCTCGCCCCGGGGACCGCCCTGCACCACGGTGACCTGCGCCGCGACAACGTGATCCGGGAGCCCGGCGGCCGCCTGCGGATCGTCGACTGGACCCACCTGTGGACCGCGCCCGGCTGGATGGACCTGATCCGGCTCCTGCCCGACCTGGCCGCCTGCGGGCAGGACCCGGAGCTGTTTCTGCGGAGCACCTGCTGGCACGACACGCCCGCCGACCACATCGACGTGGCCCTGGCCGGTCTCGCGAGCCGTGCCTGGCGCGACTGCCACCTGCCCGGGCCGTTCCGCCTGCGCCACATGCAGCAGGAACAGGCCCACCACCTGCTGACCTGGCTGGACAGTCGCCTGCGGAGCCGGAGACCGCTCAGCCGCGGCTGA
- a CDS encoding EamA family transporter gives MRAGVGLVLGGAMSVQFGSAVAALLFPRAGAAGVVTLRLLIAAGLLLVVCRPRLRGHSRGDWAVVAGFGIALAGMNTLFYQAIDRIPLGPAVTLEVLGPLTLSVVAARRRASWWWAGLALAGVALLGYQGFDRLDPAGAAFALGAGVMWAGYIVFSARAGQRFPKADGLALAMGAATLLSLPLGARPHLLEPVTLGLGTVVALMSSVLPYTLELRALRRLPTSTFAVLMSLGPALAVLAGWTVLGQRLSALELVAVALVIAASVGAVRTSRPTSRPGSRPAPSPGKPREEAR, from the coding sequence ATGAGGGCGGGAGTGGGCCTCGTGCTGGGCGGGGCGATGTCGGTGCAGTTCGGGTCGGCGGTCGCGGCGCTGCTGTTTCCCCGGGCCGGGGCGGCCGGAGTGGTCACGTTGCGGTTGCTGATCGCGGCCGGGCTGCTGCTGGTGGTGTGCCGTCCCCGCCTGCGCGGGCACAGCCGGGGCGACTGGGCGGTGGTCGCCGGGTTCGGGATCGCGCTGGCCGGCATGAACACGCTGTTCTACCAGGCGATCGACCGGATACCACTGGGCCCGGCCGTGACCCTCGAGGTACTCGGCCCGCTCACGCTGTCGGTGGTCGCCGCCCGGCGCCGGGCCAGCTGGTGGTGGGCGGGTCTGGCGCTGGCCGGGGTGGCCCTGCTCGGCTATCAGGGCTTCGACCGTCTGGACCCGGCCGGGGCGGCGTTCGCGCTGGGTGCGGGCGTGATGTGGGCCGGGTACATCGTGTTCAGTGCCCGTGCCGGGCAGCGTTTCCCGAAAGCCGACGGGCTGGCCCTGGCGATGGGCGCGGCGACGCTGCTCAGCCTGCCGCTGGGCGCCCGGCCCCACCTTCTGGAGCCGGTCACCCTCGGCCTCGGCACGGTGGTGGCGCTGATGTCGTCGGTTCTGCCGTACACGCTGGAGCTTCGCGCCCTGCGCCGCCTGCCGACGTCGACCTTCGCGGTGCTGATGAGCCTCGGCCCGGCGCTGGCCGTACTGGCCGGCTGGACCGTCCTCGGACAGCGCCTGTCCGCCCTCGAACTGGTCGCGGTAGCCCTGGTGATCGCCGCGAGCGTCGGCGCGGTCCGTACTTCCCGGCCCACTTCCCGGCCTGGCTCCCGGCCCGCTCCCTCTCCTGGCAAGCCCCGCGAGGAAGCGCGCTGA
- a CDS encoding MFS transporter produces MRALLSARIGADFNRLWTASAISNIGDGVTMAAGPLLVASISDNPSLIAGAVFAQQLPWLLIALVSGAWVDRLDRRTTAVVVNVLRAAALTVLTATIATGTVTIPVVYLVVFLLGVGETLADTAMGALIPAIVAPEHLSSANARLGATFSVNQFIAKPLGAWLFVISAAVPFGVDALTFAASAALLAGIRPVPPSEQHERTSLRREIGAGIRWLWGHRLLRTTAVSMGVGNIAFCAAFAVFVVYCRDRLGLHEVGYGILLTAFAVGGLFGAGVATRLSRRFGNGAVLRAGLITEVLVHVTLAVTTSPWVAAAVLIVFSVHTMVWGVITATIGQRAVPDHLRGRVSSVYLLIQTGGAALGSLLGGLLAGVWSITAPFWIAAVIMALITLGAWRPLREA; encoded by the coding sequence TTGCGTGCCCTTCTATCCGCGCGAATCGGCGCGGACTTCAACCGTCTCTGGACCGCATCCGCGATCTCGAACATCGGCGACGGCGTCACCATGGCCGCCGGCCCGCTGCTGGTCGCCTCGATCAGTGACAACCCGTCGCTGATCGCCGGCGCCGTCTTCGCCCAACAGTTGCCGTGGCTGCTGATCGCCCTGGTCAGCGGCGCGTGGGTGGATCGTCTCGACCGCCGGACCACGGCCGTGGTGGTCAACGTGCTGCGCGCCGCGGCCCTGACCGTGCTCACCGCCACCATCGCCACCGGCACGGTCACCATTCCGGTCGTCTACCTGGTGGTGTTCCTGCTCGGCGTCGGTGAGACGCTGGCCGACACCGCGATGGGCGCCCTGATCCCGGCGATCGTCGCCCCGGAGCACCTGTCGAGCGCCAACGCCCGGCTCGGCGCCACGTTCAGCGTCAACCAGTTCATCGCGAAGCCGCTCGGTGCCTGGCTGTTCGTGATCTCGGCGGCGGTGCCGTTCGGCGTGGACGCGCTGACCTTCGCCGCGTCCGCCGCGCTGCTCGCCGGCATCCGCCCGGTTCCACCTTCCGAGCAGCACGAACGTACCTCGCTCCGCCGCGAGATCGGCGCCGGCATCCGCTGGCTGTGGGGCCACCGTCTGCTGCGGACCACGGCGGTCAGCATGGGCGTCGGCAACATCGCGTTCTGTGCGGCGTTCGCGGTCTTCGTCGTCTACTGCCGGGACCGGCTCGGCCTCCACGAGGTCGGCTACGGAATCCTGCTGACCGCCTTCGCGGTCGGTGGCCTGTTCGGCGCGGGAGTCGCGACGCGCCTGAGCCGCCGCTTCGGCAACGGGGCGGTGCTGCGGGCCGGACTGATCACCGAGGTGCTCGTCCATGTGACGCTCGCCGTGACCACGTCACCGTGGGTAGCGGCCGCTGTCCTGATCGTCTTCAGCGTCCACACCATGGTGTGGGGCGTGATCACCGCGACGATCGGGCAGCGGGCCGTTCCCGACCACCTCCGTGGCCGGGTGTCCAGCGTCTACTTGCTGATCCAGACCGGTGGGGCGGCGCTCGGCTCCCTGCTCGGCGGTCTCCTCGCGGGCGTGTGGTCGATCACCGCACCGTTCTGGATCGCCGCCGTCATCATGGCGCTCATCACCCTGGGTGCCTGGCGCCCGCTCCGAGAAGCCTGA